In a genomic window of Vibrio marisflavi CECT 7928:
- a CDS encoding HlyD family secretion protein produces MAESCATTQPVKKKNKALLTATALIAFVGVAATIYWFSYAQYFQSTDNAYLQSNVTTISPKVSGYIVKSFVKDNEHVKAGQLLVQIDDRDYVQALNKAQGNLAESEANVQNLVAEKNLQNSKINQAASQIAAAQAQYKLATQEVNRVRSLKKKNYASQNELDTDISQQKVTLANVNEAKANYKAATDEIAVINTQITEAQATVEEAKAEVNQAKLNLSYTKVYAPVSGVVGNRSLRVGMLVQSGTPLLSLVPTQNVWLVANFKETQISHIKKGQKVKIILDAYPDKPLQGVVDSFSPGTGAQFALLPPENATGNFTKIVQRVPVKIDIVNPEALNGRLVPGLSVTATVDTRG; encoded by the coding sequence ATTGCTGAAAGTTGCGCAACTACGCAGCCCGTAAAGAAAAAAAACAAAGCGCTGCTGACCGCCACTGCATTGATTGCATTCGTAGGTGTTGCTGCGACTATCTATTGGTTTAGTTACGCACAATATTTTCAATCTACAGATAACGCATACTTGCAAAGCAACGTAACCACTATCAGCCCAAAAGTTTCTGGCTACATTGTTAAGTCATTTGTTAAAGACAACGAGCATGTAAAAGCTGGACAGCTACTTGTCCAAATAGATGATAGAGATTACGTCCAAGCCCTAAATAAAGCACAAGGCAACTTAGCCGAAAGTGAAGCGAACGTGCAAAACCTTGTTGCTGAGAAAAATCTGCAAAATAGCAAGATTAACCAAGCTGCTAGCCAAATTGCCGCAGCTCAAGCCCAGTACAAACTTGCCACTCAAGAAGTGAATCGTGTTCGCAGTTTAAAGAAGAAAAACTACGCTTCTCAAAATGAGTTGGATACCGACATTTCTCAACAAAAAGTGACACTAGCTAATGTTAATGAGGCGAAAGCTAACTACAAAGCAGCCACCGATGAAATTGCGGTAATTAATACTCAAATTACTGAAGCTCAAGCGACAGTTGAAGAAGCTAAGGCAGAAGTTAACCAAGCTAAATTAAACCTAAGCTATACGAAAGTGTACGCTCCTGTCAGTGGCGTGGTAGGTAATCGCAGCTTAAGGGTAGGTATGCTAGTTCAATCTGGAACACCATTACTTAGCTTGGTGCCAACGCAAAATGTTTGGTTAGTAGCGAACTTCAAAGAAACGCAAATTAGTCACATAAAGAAAGGCCAGAAAGTAAAAATTATCCTTGATGCTTATCCAGACAAACCATTACAAGGGGTAGTAGATAGCTTCTCGCCAGGTACTGGTGCTCAATTCGCCTTACTTCCACCAGAAAATGCAACTGGCAACTTTACAAAAATCGTTCAGCGAGTACCGGTTAAAATCGATATTGTAAACCCAGAAGCACTTAACGGCCGTTTAGTACCGGGACTCTCTGTCACTGCAACTGTCGACACTAGAGGCTAA
- a CDS encoding DHA2 family efflux MFS transporter permease subunit, whose amino-acid sequence MEVVIPVGDSNPNKVVTTRDWIALFGGLLGAFMAILDIQITNSSLSAIQGALSATLDQSSWISTSYLVAEMIAIPLSAWFAKSLGERRYLAWTTAFFALSSFLCSLSWNLNSIIVFRAIQGFSGGALIPLAFSLITQILPLERRATGMALFGVAATFAPSIGPTLGGWLTEVLSWHYIFYINIPPAFAVIAMICYGLDKKDIDYDSLKSGDWLGILTMALGLGCLEVVLEQGNDDQWFSSSFIVTLSIISAISLIYFVIIELQREKPLVNLKLMRDPQFAASGIAFLILGMAMYGSIYVIPMYLTQVQNYNSLQIGTVLMWMGLPQLLIFPLLPKITKYIKSTYLVAFGFVIFGISCYVNTHMTAEYAGQQMIVSMVLRALGQPFIIVPISLLSLKNIKLKDSPDASSITNVMRNLGGAIGIAAISTLLQNRTTLHLDRIESTLSSTSEAGWAKLNQLQSYFMHAGSPASTASLQAKADLLNTMQANAAIMAYNDVFFIMSVLLVFAAALILCMRN is encoded by the coding sequence ATGGAAGTGGTTATTCCTGTAGGTGACAGCAACCCAAACAAAGTGGTGACAACGCGTGATTGGATTGCGCTGTTTGGAGGGCTGTTAGGTGCCTTCATGGCAATCTTAGATATCCAGATCACTAATTCCTCACTGAGTGCTATCCAAGGAGCGTTGTCTGCGACACTTGATCAAAGCTCTTGGATTTCCACTTCGTACCTTGTCGCAGAGATGATCGCTATTCCACTCAGTGCTTGGTTTGCTAAATCACTCGGTGAAAGACGTTACCTTGCGTGGACAACTGCATTCTTTGCGCTCTCCTCGTTTTTGTGTTCCCTTTCGTGGAACCTAAACTCCATTATTGTCTTTCGTGCAATACAAGGGTTCAGTGGTGGCGCACTTATACCGTTGGCCTTCTCACTGATCACTCAAATCTTGCCTTTGGAAAGACGCGCAACTGGCATGGCATTATTTGGTGTCGCAGCTACGTTTGCGCCATCAATTGGCCCTACTTTAGGTGGCTGGTTAACCGAAGTGTTGTCATGGCACTACATTTTTTACATCAATATTCCTCCAGCTTTCGCTGTTATCGCAATGATTTGCTATGGACTAGACAAAAAAGACATCGACTATGATAGTTTAAAATCCGGAGACTGGTTGGGCATATTAACCATGGCACTTGGCTTAGGCTGCTTAGAGGTAGTTTTAGAACAAGGCAATGATGACCAATGGTTTAGCTCTAGCTTTATCGTCACACTCAGCATCATCTCTGCTATTAGCTTGATTTATTTTGTGATTATTGAACTACAGAGAGAAAAGCCTCTGGTCAATCTTAAGCTGATGCGTGACCCGCAGTTTGCTGCCTCAGGGATTGCATTTTTGATATTGGGTATGGCGATGTATGGTTCGATCTACGTGATACCAATGTATTTAACGCAGGTTCAGAACTACAACTCTTTACAAATTGGTACTGTACTCATGTGGATGGGATTACCTCAGCTACTGATTTTCCCGCTATTACCTAAAATCACCAAGTATATTAAGTCGACTTACTTAGTGGCATTTGGTTTTGTAATCTTTGGTATCAGCTGTTATGTAAACACTCATATGACCGCTGAATACGCTGGGCAACAGATGATAGTATCGATGGTTCTTAGAGCACTAGGCCAGCCATTCATCATTGTTCCAATTTCATTGCTTTCTTTGAAAAATATAAAACTCAAAGACAGCCCAGATGCGTCCTCTATTACCAATGTCATGAGAAACCTTGGTGGGGCGATAGGTATTGCAGCAATTTCCACGTTACTACAAAACAGAACCACTCTGCACTTAGATCGAATTGAATCTACTTTGTCTTCTACAAGCGAAGCAGGTTGGGCAAAACTCAACCAACTACAAAGCTACTTTATGCACGCGGGAAGCCCAGCATCAACAGCTTCGTTGCAAGCAAAAGCTGACTTACTCAATACGATGCAAGCAAATGCGGCTATCATGGCTTATAACGACGTGTTCTTTATCATGTCGGTACTACTAGTGTTTGCTGCCGCACTAATTTTGTGTATGAGAAACTAA
- a CDS encoding aspartate/glutamate racemase family protein — MKVIGLLGGMSWESTALYYQLINREVNQRLGGLNSAKIVMFSVNFAQIERLQSQHKWKEAALLLSGAAKSLQSAGADFILICTNTMHLVADDIQKSVDIPILHIVDAVAARLQEGDVDTVGLLGTQFTMEKPFYKERLKDKHNIDVVIPKKSSREYVHKVIYEQLCHGVVSDDSRRGYINVLDELKQNGAQGVILGCTEIGMLINSTHSDLPICDSTECHAQYAAQSSLKGLLS; from the coding sequence ATGAAAGTCATTGGCTTATTGGGCGGCATGAGCTGGGAGTCTACGGCTCTTTATTACCAGCTTATTAATAGAGAAGTTAACCAGCGACTCGGTGGGCTTAATTCTGCGAAAATTGTTATGTTTAGCGTTAATTTTGCTCAAATTGAGCGTCTACAAAGTCAGCATAAGTGGAAAGAAGCCGCGTTACTGCTCTCTGGAGCGGCAAAGTCGCTACAAAGTGCTGGTGCTGATTTCATCTTGATATGCACCAATACAATGCACTTGGTCGCAGACGATATACAAAAATCCGTTGATATTCCTATCTTACATATTGTGGATGCGGTGGCTGCGCGTTTGCAAGAAGGGGACGTGGATACCGTGGGTTTACTTGGCACACAATTCACGATGGAGAAACCGTTTTACAAAGAACGCTTGAAAGACAAACATAATATAGATGTTGTGATTCCTAAAAAGAGTAGTCGTGAATATGTTCATAAGGTGATTTACGAGCAGCTGTGTCATGGAGTTGTATCTGACGATTCTCGACGTGGCTACATAAACGTGTTGGATGAACTAAAGCAAAATGGTGCACAAGGTGTGATATTGGGATGCACCGAGATTGGTATGCTTATCAATTCTACTCATAGCGATTTGCCGATTTGCGATAGTACAGAATGTCATGCTCAATATGCAGCTCAGAGTTCACTAAAAGGGCTGCTGTCATAG